A window of the Cicer arietinum cultivar CDC Frontier isolate Library 1 chromosome 6, Cicar.CDCFrontier_v2.0, whole genome shotgun sequence genome harbors these coding sequences:
- the LOC101506443 gene encoding uncharacterized protein isoform X3 — protein MAKGSRGRYRIASRQYRLTPYPLARCKRDSCEDMCQKKCSKALDKKECEDVTCSVCMEYPHNAVLLLCSSHDKGCRPYMCGTSLRHSNCLDQYKKAYTKVGSIVSPGSLHDSKDEVTELACPLCRGQVKGWTVVEPVRDFLNEKKRSCMQDNCLFVGNYKELKKHVRAEHPLARPRTVDPDHEQKWRWLEWEREREDVISTVTSTIPGAVVFGDYVIDGRHNDFDSDDEEEALDAVNAERNGRFQMGIEAMNFFLLLHAVRQGNDINSISRRLRPELAPNGLADQNRDNELDVMLDVTDDDNDDGSYNEGNDDGVSLVSRLRRQGGGRVLLNRSGRRRRRREAHATIGGS, from the exons ATGGCAAAAGGAAGCAGGGGACGATACAGAATTGCTTCTCGTCAGTATAGACTGACTCCGTACCCACTGGCTCGATGCAAAAGGGACAGTTGTGAGGATATGTGCCAAAAGAAATGCTCTAAAGCCTTGGATAAGA AAGAGTGTGAAGATGTAACGTGTTCTGTGTGCATGGAATATCCACACAATGCCGTTCTTCTTCTTTGTTCTTCTCACGACAAGGGTTGCCGTCCCTATATGTGTGGAACTAGCCTTCGTCATTCCAACTGCCTTGATCAATACAAGAAAGCTTACACTAAAGTAGGTTCAATTGTTAGTCCAGGTTCACTCCATGATTCGAAGGACGAAGTCACCGAACTTGCCTGCCCCCTGTGTAGGGGTCAGGTCAAAGGCTGGACTGTTGTTGAACCTGTCAGAGATTTTCTCAACGAAAAGAAAAGAAGCTGCATGCAGGACAACTGCTTGTTTGTTGGGAACTATAAGGAGTTGAAAAAGCATGTGCGGGCAGAGCATCCTTTGGCACGTCCACGGACAGTAGATCCTGATCATGAGCAGAAATGGAGATGGCTCGAGTGGGAGCGTGAACGAGAAGATGTTATCAGCACAGTGACATCAACCATACCTGGGGCAGTGGTTTTTGGAGATTATGTTATAGATGGTCGCCACAATGACTTCGATTCAGATGATGAAGAGGAGGCTCTTGATGCAGTGAATGCAGAAAGAAATGGGAGATTTCAGATGGGTATAGAGGCTATGAATTTCTTCCTCCTGCTACATGCGGTTCGTCAGGGGAATGATATCAACAGCATAAGTAGACGGTTGAGGCCTGAGCTGGCCCCAAATGGGTTAGCCGACCAGAATAGGGACAATGAGCTAGATGTTATGCTGGATGTCACGGATGACGACAATGATGATGGAAGCTACAATGAAGGTAATGATGATGGTGTATCCCTGGTTAGCCGACTCCGCAGGCAGGGCGGTGGCAGAGTTCTGTTGAACCGTTCTGGTAGGAGGCGTAGGCGTAGAGAAGCACATGCAACGATCGGAGGAAGTTGA
- the LOC101506443 gene encoding uncharacterized protein isoform X1, which produces MYPAALPCSIGILKMAKGSRGRYRIASRQYRLTPYPLARCKRDSCEDMCQKKCSKALDKKECEDVTCSVCMEYPHNAVLLLCSSHDKGCRPYMCGTSLRHSNCLDQYKKAYTKVGSIVSPGSLHDSKDEVTELACPLCRGQVKGWTVVEPVRDFLNEKKRSCMQDNCLFVGNYKELKKHVRAEHPLARPRTVDPDHEQKWRWLEWEREREDVISTVTSTIPGAVVFGDYVIDGRHNDFDSDDEEEALDAVNAERNGRFQMGIEAMNFFLLLHAVRQGNDINSISRRLRPELAPNGLADQNRDNELDVMLDVTDDDNDDGSYNEGNDDGVSLVSRLRRQGGGRVLLNRSGRRRRRREAHATIGGS; this is translated from the exons ATGTACCCAGCGGCTCTACCTT GTTCTATTGGTATTTTGAAAATGGCAAAAGGAAGCAGGGGACGATACAGAATTGCTTCTCGTCAGTATAGACTGACTCCGTACCCACTGGCTCGATGCAAAAGGGACAGTTGTGAGGATATGTGCCAAAAGAAATGCTCTAAAGCCTTGGATAAGA AAGAGTGTGAAGATGTAACGTGTTCTGTGTGCATGGAATATCCACACAATGCCGTTCTTCTTCTTTGTTCTTCTCACGACAAGGGTTGCCGTCCCTATATGTGTGGAACTAGCCTTCGTCATTCCAACTGCCTTGATCAATACAAGAAAGCTTACACTAAAGTAGGTTCAATTGTTAGTCCAGGTTCACTCCATGATTCGAAGGACGAAGTCACCGAACTTGCCTGCCCCCTGTGTAGGGGTCAGGTCAAAGGCTGGACTGTTGTTGAACCTGTCAGAGATTTTCTCAACGAAAAGAAAAGAAGCTGCATGCAGGACAACTGCTTGTTTGTTGGGAACTATAAGGAGTTGAAAAAGCATGTGCGGGCAGAGCATCCTTTGGCACGTCCACGGACAGTAGATCCTGATCATGAGCAGAAATGGAGATGGCTCGAGTGGGAGCGTGAACGAGAAGATGTTATCAGCACAGTGACATCAACCATACCTGGGGCAGTGGTTTTTGGAGATTATGTTATAGATGGTCGCCACAATGACTTCGATTCAGATGATGAAGAGGAGGCTCTTGATGCAGTGAATGCAGAAAGAAATGGGAGATTTCAGATGGGTATAGAGGCTATGAATTTCTTCCTCCTGCTACATGCGGTTCGTCAGGGGAATGATATCAACAGCATAAGTAGACGGTTGAGGCCTGAGCTGGCCCCAAATGGGTTAGCCGACCAGAATAGGGACAATGAGCTAGATGTTATGCTGGATGTCACGGATGACGACAATGATGATGGAAGCTACAATGAAGGTAATGATGATGGTGTATCCCTGGTTAGCCGACTCCGCAGGCAGGGCGGTGGCAGAGTTCTGTTGAACCGTTCTGGTAGGAGGCGTAGGCGTAGAGAAGCACATGCAACGATCGGAGGAAGTTGA
- the LOC101506443 gene encoding uncharacterized protein isoform X2 has translation MGSIGILKMAKGSRGRYRIASRQYRLTPYPLARCKRDSCEDMCQKKCSKALDKKECEDVTCSVCMEYPHNAVLLLCSSHDKGCRPYMCGTSLRHSNCLDQYKKAYTKVGSIVSPGSLHDSKDEVTELACPLCRGQVKGWTVVEPVRDFLNEKKRSCMQDNCLFVGNYKELKKHVRAEHPLARPRTVDPDHEQKWRWLEWEREREDVISTVTSTIPGAVVFGDYVIDGRHNDFDSDDEEEALDAVNAERNGRFQMGIEAMNFFLLLHAVRQGNDINSISRRLRPELAPNGLADQNRDNELDVMLDVTDDDNDDGSYNEGNDDGVSLVSRLRRQGGGRVLLNRSGRRRRRREAHATIGGS, from the exons ATGG GTTCTATTGGTATTTTGAAAATGGCAAAAGGAAGCAGGGGACGATACAGAATTGCTTCTCGTCAGTATAGACTGACTCCGTACCCACTGGCTCGATGCAAAAGGGACAGTTGTGAGGATATGTGCCAAAAGAAATGCTCTAAAGCCTTGGATAAGA AAGAGTGTGAAGATGTAACGTGTTCTGTGTGCATGGAATATCCACACAATGCCGTTCTTCTTCTTTGTTCTTCTCACGACAAGGGTTGCCGTCCCTATATGTGTGGAACTAGCCTTCGTCATTCCAACTGCCTTGATCAATACAAGAAAGCTTACACTAAAGTAGGTTCAATTGTTAGTCCAGGTTCACTCCATGATTCGAAGGACGAAGTCACCGAACTTGCCTGCCCCCTGTGTAGGGGTCAGGTCAAAGGCTGGACTGTTGTTGAACCTGTCAGAGATTTTCTCAACGAAAAGAAAAGAAGCTGCATGCAGGACAACTGCTTGTTTGTTGGGAACTATAAGGAGTTGAAAAAGCATGTGCGGGCAGAGCATCCTTTGGCACGTCCACGGACAGTAGATCCTGATCATGAGCAGAAATGGAGATGGCTCGAGTGGGAGCGTGAACGAGAAGATGTTATCAGCACAGTGACATCAACCATACCTGGGGCAGTGGTTTTTGGAGATTATGTTATAGATGGTCGCCACAATGACTTCGATTCAGATGATGAAGAGGAGGCTCTTGATGCAGTGAATGCAGAAAGAAATGGGAGATTTCAGATGGGTATAGAGGCTATGAATTTCTTCCTCCTGCTACATGCGGTTCGTCAGGGGAATGATATCAACAGCATAAGTAGACGGTTGAGGCCTGAGCTGGCCCCAAATGGGTTAGCCGACCAGAATAGGGACAATGAGCTAGATGTTATGCTGGATGTCACGGATGACGACAATGATGATGGAAGCTACAATGAAGGTAATGATGATGGTGTATCCCTGGTTAGCCGACTCCGCAGGCAGGGCGGTGGCAGAGTTCTGTTGAACCGTTCTGGTAGGAGGCGTAGGCGTAGAGAAGCACATGCAACGATCGGAGGAAGTTGA
- the LOC101506113 gene encoding protein LIGHT-DEPENDENT SHORT HYPOCOTYLS 1-like: protein MSAAVAASAASAAISGYQNSSSSSTNHSDELLTSQRVDVSVAPPLSRYESQKRRDWNTFGQYLKNHRPPLTLSRCSGAHVLEFLRYLDQFGKTKVHSENCAYFGNSNPPGPCPCPLKQAWGSLDALIGRLRAAFEENGGSPEINPFGARAVRLYLREVRDAQAKARGIGYEKKKRKKLSQKQQNGSMIMVDQDHGHHVDDVVHSRYDHIHGGLVDQYSNLNGTTSRNAAAVSYYLS from the coding sequence ATGTCAGCTGCCGTAGCTGCTTCCGCCGCCTCCGCCGCTATCTCCGGCTACCAGAACTCTTCCTCAAGCAGCACCAACCATAGTGATGAGTTATTAACTTCACAAAGAGTGGATGTTTCTGTTGCTCCACCTCTAAGTAGGTATGAGTCACAAAAGAGACGTGATTGGAACACTTTTGGTCAATACCTAAAGAATCATCGTCCACCCTTAACACTCTCACGTTGTAGTGGTGCACATGTTCTTGAGTTTCTTCGTTACTTGGATCAGTTTGGAAAAACTAAGGTTCATTCTGAAAACTGTGCTTATTTTGGAAACTCAAACCCACCAGGTCCATGTCCTTGTCCTTTGAAACAAGCTTGGGGTAGCCTTGATGCTCTTATTGGAAGGTTACGTGCTGCTTTTGAAGAGAACGGTGGTTCACCTGAGATCAACCCTTTTGGAGCACGTGCTGTGAGATTGTATCTTAGGGAAGTTAGGGATGCTCAAGCTAAAGCTAGAGGAATTGGTTAtgagaagaagaaaaggaagaagttgtctcaaaaacaacaaaatggGTCGATGATTATGGTGGATCAGGATCATGGTCATCATGTTGATGATGTAGTGCATTCAAGGTATGATCATATTCATGGTGGTTTGGTTGATCAATACTCAAATTTAAATGGGACAACTTCTAGAAATGCTGCTGCAGTTTCTTATTATTTATCATAG